The genome window TAATCTGCTTCGTGCGGGCGGTTATAACCCCATTGTCATCCAGCAGATAATCAACGGCATTGACCACAAAATCCTTATTGGCGAACGTATTCCGCGAGAAACGATCATACCCCAGGGGATAGGGCGTATTGGTGCGGTAGTTTACGTCATTCACCAGCAAATCGCCATCCGAGCAAATCACCACTTTGCTGGACTGATTCCGGGCTTTAAAGCTGGCCGCACGCGGGTCACCCGGCAAAATGCGGTTGGTATACAGCGACTGAAAACGACCTTCCAGCAAGTAACTGATGGCGTGCACTCCACTGTTATACGTACGTGGATCGGGTTGCTGCCGCGCTTCGTTGTAATGCACTAAAACCGGCGCATTTAATAGCCTGGTATACTGCGATGTTAACAGCAGCGGTGTTTTTGTAATGCCTTCCGCCTGCACGGTATCCAGCGTACTGGTGAACCGGGTATAAACCGCATCCAGATTCTGAACGATTGGGTTACGGCTCCCATCGCCAAAATTATTAATCAGCGGAAAAAAGCGCCACGGCAGTAGCTGAACATTCGGTTTGTCGCCCAGATTGCCGACGTTCAAGGGAATGCGGGCCGAACTCAGGTCTTTTACAATGTTTCGGTTTAGGCGGATGCCCCAGCGGAAGAACAAATCGTCCAGGTTCAAAGACAGCGGTTGCGCGTAGGTCCCGTCCATCCCGACACTGTCAATCTTCAGGCCATCGACAAAAAACAAGGCCTTGCCTCCATTCACCACAAACTGGTCAATTTTGTATTTATCCGCTTCCGCAAAAGGTCGGTCTGGTTTAGGGACCAAGAGTCCATCTAGTCCCACCAGGTCTCGGGAAGCCTGTAAATCAATTAGTTTTATGTCGTAATATTCCTGTAAAGTGGCTAGTAAATCCGACAGGCGAAGCGGCTCAATATCAGTGTAGCTCACGGTGACACCCAGCAGCTTCTTACTCTGGATGGTCAGGCGACGAATGGCCGAAGCCAGTTGGTATTCAACGCCTTCAATAGATTGATTGAGTTGCTCTTCCGGTGAATTGGCCCGATTGCCCCGCAGCAATAAAATGGGGACTTCACGGTTTTTGTATTTCAGAATGGCTCCCGGAAAAATCAATTGTTCGGTCCGCTGGCCGCCTTCACTGGCTTGCAAGTTGGTTGGTATAAGGCCTTTATCGATGAGGCTTTTTTGTAGCTCAACACTAGTCTTGTTATTGACTCCCTCCATCGGATTAATGAACCGGTACGTTAACCGGCTACCCGCCTGGGCGCTGAACTCATCCAGCGTTTCCCGAATACTGGTTTCTAATCGTTTAAAGCCCGGTGGCAAATCACCCGTCAGGTACACGTTGATGTGCACATCATCGTCCAACCCTGTCAAAAGGTTTTTTGTGGCGTCAGAAAGCGTATAGCGACCCTCCTGCGTCAGATCAAGACGAAAAAAAAGAAAGGACGACAACAGATTGACCGCTGCAAGAACGGCCAGTACAAAAGCAAAGCGAGTCAGGTTTTTCTTCATGCGAGCTAATAACGTTCAAAACGGCTAGCTCGTACGAAGGTAGCGAAAAAGCAATCTAAATGGATAGATTAACTGCTAGTAGACCTTTTTCAAATCCGACATCCGAGCTGGCTCTACGCCTGGCGTGTTCTTATGCACAAACAAGCGCCGATAACACTTTCGGCAGTGGTATGCCTTCAAGGGTAAATAGCCGTACCATGTTTTTAAATACGAAGGCCGCTCGGTCCGCTCCAGGTGCATGTCTGTGTCACAGGAAGAACAGGCGCAGATACGGCGCGTTTTCGACCATATAAAAAGCAGCCCTAGTACATACATTACTACCAGACCTAAAACAGCAAAGGAAAGCCAGTATAAAATCATCAATAATTTAAAAGGGAAAACTACCAATTCAAATAATGAAAATTTTAGGCCGGACTTTTTACTGGTCCGGCCTACCATTTGAGTTTATTTACGATAAAAATCCGAATTAAGATTTTTTAATCCAAATTTAATTTTAGCGCATCATTTTGGTTAGCTTTCCTGAGGCTTGCATCGTATTCATTTTCTTCATCATTTTCCGCATTTCGTCGAACTGCTTCAGCAAATTATTTACCTGCTGGATTGTCGTTCCACTACCATTAGCGATCCGCTTTTTGCGGCTGCCATCAATGAGATCAGGGCGTTCGCGCTCTTTCGGCGTCATCGAACCAATGATGGCTTCAATGGGCGTAAATGAATTATTATCGATATCGAGGTCTTTGATCATTTTCCCCATTCCCGGAATCATCCCGAGCAGGTCTTTGATATTCCCCATTTTTTTGATCTGCTGCAACTGCGCCTGAAAGTCGTTGAAATCGAACTTGTTCTGACGCATTTTGGCACTGATGCGCTTGGCTTCTTCGTCGTCAAACGCCTGCTGAGCGCGCTCAACCAGCGAGATAACGTCACCCATGCCTAGAATCCGGCTGGCCATCCGATCGGGGTAGAAAACGTCCAGCGCTTCCATTTTTTCCCCGGTTGAGATAAACTTAATGGGTTTGTTCACGACGGCACGAATGGAAAGAGCCGCCCCACCGCGCGAATCACCATCCAGCTTGGTCAATACAACGCCATCGAAGTCCAAACGCTCGTTGAAGGTTTTGGCCGTATTGACCGCATCCTGACCTGTCATGGAGTCCACCACGAACAGCGTTTCCGACGGATTCAGCGTCTTTTTGAGGTTTTCCACCTCTTTCATCATCAACTCATCGACCGCCAAACGGCCGGCTGTATCGACAATAACTACTTTTTTGCCGGTCTTGCGGGCCTGGGCCAGCGCATTCTGGGCAATTTCAACCGCATTTTTGTTTTCTGGTTCCGCGTAAACTTCGACACCCACCTGCTCGCCCAGCACTTTCAGCTGATCAATGGCCGCAGGCCGGTAAATGTCGCAGGCAGTAAGCAATACGCTCTTGCCTTGTTTTTTGAGGTGCGCCGCCAGCTTTCCCGTAAACGTCGTCTTTCCTGAACCCTGCAAACCCGCGATCAAAATAACCGCCGGATCGCCTTTGACATTGATGCCTTCGGCCTCAGAACCCATCAACTCGGTTAACTCTTCCTGCACGATTTTAACGAACAACTGGCCCGGCTCAACCGCAATGAGTACTTTGCGGTCGAGGGCTTTTTCGCGCACCCGATCCGTTACTTCTTTGGCGACTTTATAGTTTACGTCGGCATCCGTCAGGGCCCGACGCACTTCTTTCACCGTCGCGGCTACGTTGATTTCGGTAATCCGACCCTGCCCTTTGAGGGTCTTAAACGCCTGATTTAATTTATCCTGAAGATTTTCAAACATGGTTTCTGGCTACTTCCTCGGTTTAATTTTCTAACCCTGGCTCAGACCAGGGACGCTGATTTTTTGAAGTATATGGAGAGGCGGACCTATGACGCTCTCTTCTCTTTTCCAATAAATTACAAAGTTAGTGATTTTTGGCTGGATGTTGAAAAAGCCTATTACTCGGTTTACCTTTGGCAATTAGCAAAATTTCCCGGCTTTCTATTTCTTGCGCTTAAGCAAAGGCTGGGTTATCAGCACGACACATGATTGAAATTGGAAAAAATAATACATTGACGGTCTTGCGCATGACCAGCGTTGGCGCCTTTTTGGGCGACGATGAAGGCAATGACGTACTGCTTCCCAATAAATATATCCCTGATTCACTGGATATTGACGACACCATCGACGTTTTTATTTATACGGATTCGGAAGACCGGATCATAGCCACTACGCTACAACCCAAAATCAAGCGCAACGAATTTGCTTATTTACAGGTCGTTGCCGTTACCAAAGTAGGCGCTTTCCTGGACTGGGGACTGGAAAAAGATTTACTCGTTCCGTACAAAGAGCAAAGCAAGCGCATGGAAGTTGGCCGCCGGTATGTGGTCTTCCTGTACCTCGATCACGAAACCGACCGGCTGGTGGCCTCCAGCAAAGTGAACCGTTTTCTGGAAGCCGATGCGTTTGGCCTCGAAGAAGGACAGAAAGTCGATTTGATTGCTCACGAACCCAGCGATTTAGGTGTTAATGTTATCATTAACCACCGTTATCGCGGCCTTCTCTACGCCAACGAGTTATTCCGGCGCGTTTATCCCGGCGACCACATGATTGGCTATATCAAGCGCATTCGGGAGGATAACCGGATCGATGTAAGCCTGCAAAAACAAGGCTACCCCAACGTCGAGCCCAATGCCCAGCGAATTCTGGAAGTTCTCAATGAGAACAACGGTTTTCTGCCCCTCAACGACGACAGCGCACCCGACGAAATTTATCGCCTTCTCGAAATGAGCAAGAAGACGTTTAAAAAAGCCATTGGTGCGCTCTACCGCGACCGTCGAATCAAGATAGATCCCAGCGGTATTTCGCTGGTTTAGAGGCAGTCCACATCCGCCACAACCGTTACGGCTTTTAATCCTTTGTCGCTAAGCACGTCCAGAATTTGTTCCTGAATAAATGCTTTGGCTGCCTTTGGATTAATTGCCCGTTCAAGCTTGACGATTATATCATACAGGAACAGGTTGCGAATGCGTTCCACCAGCGGTTTTTCCGGTCCGAGTACGCGGCTGCTTCCCAATTTCTCGGTCAATTTTTGCGCCAGTCGCTCGGCAGCCTGCTTGCTGATGGTTTCTTCCTGGTGCTTGATGGTCAGTTTAATGAGACGGGAAAACGGCGGATAATTGAAATTCTGCCGTTCTATAATTTCCTCTTCAAACAGGCCCCGGTAATCATTTTCCAAGACTTTCATCAGGACAGCTTGCTGCGGATTACTGGTCTGAATAAGCACCCTTCCGCGCCGATCGGCCCGACGCCCCGCCCGCCCGCTCACCTGCGTAATCATCTGAAAGGCCCGCTCCGTGGCCCGAAACTCGGGGAAGTGGATAATGCGATCGGCGTCGAAAATACCGACAAGACTCACTTTGTCAAAATCCAGTCCCTTGCTGATCATTTGCGTTCCGACGAGAATATCGACACTGCCGCTTTCAAATTCTTTGATAATCTGCTGGTACGCGTTTTTGCTCCGGGTTGTGTCCAGGTCCATCCGCTGAATGCGCGCCTCGGGAAATATGATTTGTAGCTGATCTTCAATCTTTTCCGTCCCAAAACCGATGGTCCGCACTTTGGGCGACCCACACGCCGGGCAGACTTTGGGAACCGTTTCCTTATGACCGCAGTAATGACAACGCAACTCGGAATCACGCATGTGGTAGGTCAGGCTTACGGCACAATTGTGGCAGTC of Tellurirhabdus bombi contains these proteins:
- a CDS encoding CvfB family protein, with the translated sequence MIEIGKNNTLTVLRMTSVGAFLGDDEGNDVLLPNKYIPDSLDIDDTIDVFIYTDSEDRIIATTLQPKIKRNEFAYLQVVAVTKVGAFLDWGLEKDLLVPYKEQSKRMEVGRRYVVFLYLDHETDRLVASSKVNRFLEADAFGLEEGQKVDLIAHEPSDLGVNVIINHRYRGLLYANELFRRVYPGDHMIGYIKRIREDNRIDVSLQKQGYPNVEPNAQRILEVLNENNGFLPLNDDSAPDEIYRLLEMSKKTFKKAIGALYRDRRIKIDPSGISLV
- the ffh gene encoding signal recognition particle protein yields the protein MFENLQDKLNQAFKTLKGQGRITEINVAATVKEVRRALTDADVNYKVAKEVTDRVREKALDRKVLIAVEPGQLFVKIVQEELTELMGSEAEGINVKGDPAVILIAGLQGSGKTTFTGKLAAHLKKQGKSVLLTACDIYRPAAIDQLKVLGEQVGVEVYAEPENKNAVEIAQNALAQARKTGKKVVIVDTAGRLAVDELMMKEVENLKKTLNPSETLFVVDSMTGQDAVNTAKTFNERLDFDGVVLTKLDGDSRGGAALSIRAVVNKPIKFISTGEKMEALDVFYPDRMASRILGMGDVISLVERAQQAFDDEEAKRISAKMRQNKFDFNDFQAQLQQIKKMGNIKDLLGMIPGMGKMIKDLDIDNNSFTPIEAIIGSMTPKERERPDLIDGSRKKRIANGSGTTIQQVNNLLKQFDEMRKMMKKMNTMQASGKLTKMMR
- the gldG gene encoding gliding motility-associated ABC transporter substrate-binding protein GldG — translated: MKKNLTRFAFVLAVLAAVNLLSSFLFFRLDLTQEGRYTLSDATKNLLTGLDDDVHINVYLTGDLPPGFKRLETSIRETLDEFSAQAGSRLTYRFINPMEGVNNKTSVELQKSLIDKGLIPTNLQASEGGQRTEQLIFPGAILKYKNREVPILLLRGNRANSPEEQLNQSIEGVEYQLASAIRRLTIQSKKLLGVTVSYTDIEPLRLSDLLATLQEYYDIKLIDLQASRDLVGLDGLLVPKPDRPFAEADKYKIDQFVVNGGKALFFVDGLKIDSVGMDGTYAQPLSLNLDDLFFRWGIRLNRNIVKDLSSARIPLNVGNLGDKPNVQLLPWRFFPLINNFGDGSRNPIVQNLDAVYTRFTSTLDTVQAEGITKTPLLLTSQYTRLLNAPVLVHYNEARQQPDPRTYNSGVHAISYLLEGRFQSLYTNRILPGDPRAASFKARNQSSKVVICSDGDLLVNDVNYRTNTPYPLGYDRFSRNTFANKDFVVNAVDYLLDDNGVITARTKQITLRPLDKLRLKEERTQWQLVNLLGPLALVGLVGLVWQVARRRKYSR